In one window of Bemisia tabaci chromosome 6, PGI_BMITA_v3 DNA:
- the LOC109042489 gene encoding transcription initiation factor TFIID subunit 11, whose protein sequence is MDPLESSMFMKHEESMHSEESNSIDIEDFADNQVKDEKSEEVELDFGELDCLNSDKNYPPTLDSHMTDILNAPSSSKPLKRGEHKSKKELEEEEREKMQVLVSNFTEEQLDRYEMYRRSAFPKAAIKRVSIE, encoded by the exons ATGGATCCACTAGAGAGTTCCATGTTCATGAAGCATGAAGAATCAATGCACTCAGAAGAATCGAACTCAATCGACATTGAAGATTTTGCAGATAATCAAGTTAAAGATGAAAAGTCAGAAGAAGTTGAACTGGACTTTGGAGAGTTAGACTGTTTAAACAGTGACAAAAACTACCCACCAACGCTTGACTCCCACATGACAGATATTTTAAACGCTCCTAGTTCTTCTAAACCTTTGAAAAGAGGAGAGCACAAAAGCAAAAAAGagcttgaagaagaagaaagagagaaaatgca AGTCCTTGTTTCAAACTTTACGGAAGAGCAATTGGATAGGTATGAAATGTACAGGAGATCTGCCTTCCCAAAAGCAGCCATCAAAAGGGTGAGTATTgagtaa